A single region of the Plutella xylostella chromosome 28, ilPluXylo3.1, whole genome shotgun sequence genome encodes:
- the LOC125490915 gene encoding uncharacterized protein LOC125490915 gives MSGPYAAGLGMKKRTISHVSTTDDEENEENFFSSNDAMPAPTKRRRVTHADAEVVPKFRPEDSNSSVSSWLHKIDQLGDVYGWDATEKQFVMQLRLRGSARRWYDELENYNLRWEDWKSALRTAFPRSTDYVDRLEAMLSRTKRDTETMTNYFHDKVSLLKKCEIEGESAISCIIRGLPVELRANAKAYQCETPELLYYGYLSSLENYRKVEAAASTKRSTWRRGATDVYVATSQPSGVKRCYACRRVGHDARDCRTQQRCDTCQRAGHTSTTCWFASAPSSSRAPVQQAPSRIQNGGSGSGGDSRVQPERRGTRAFQDGRVLANASQQ, from the exons ATGTCCGGCCCATATGCTGCTGGTTTGGGCATGAAGAAGAGGACAATCAGCCACGTGTCCACCACCGACGACGAAGAAAACGAAgaaaattttttttcttccaaCGACGCCATGCCTGCCCCGACGAAAAGACGGCGAGTCACACATGCCGACGCTGAAGTAGTCCCAAAATTTCGACCAGAAGACAGCAACAGCAGCGTCAGTAGCTGGCTACACAAGATCGACCAGCTGGGAGACGTCTACGGATGGGACGCGACCGAGAAGCAGTTCGTGATGCAACTCCGCCTGCGAGGTTCGGCTCGACGTTGGTATGACGAGCTAGAAAACTACAATCTACGCTGGGAAGATTGGAAAAGTGCACTACGAACTGCATTTCCACGATCAACTGACTACGTGGATCGTCTTGAGGCCATGTTGTCCAGAACAAAAAGGGACACGGAAACCATGACAAACTATTTCCACGACAAAGTTTCACTCCTCAAAAAGTGTGAAATAGAAGGTGAAAGTGCAATCTCATGCATTATTCGTGGTCTGCCTGTGGAACTGCGCGCTAATGCTAAAGCGTATCAATGCGAAACACCTGAGCTTCTCTATTACGGCTACCTGTCGTCACTAGAAAACTACCGAAAAGTCGAAGCGGCTGCATCAACCAAGCGGTCAACATGGAGAAGAGGCGCGACTGACGTATATGTCGCAACATCACAGCCGTCTGGAGTGAAGCGGTGCTACGCGTGCCGACGAGTGGGACATGACGCACGGGACTGCCGGACTCAACAACGCTGCGACACCTGCCAGCGGGCCGGCCACACCTCTACCACCTGCTGGTTTGCATCCGCCCCAAGTTCATCTCGGGCACCGGTGCAGCAGGCGCCATCACGG ataCAAAATGGAGGCAGCGGCAGCGGTGGAGACTCCAGGGTGCAGCCCGAGCGACGTGGGACACGCGCTTTCCAGGATGGCCGAGTGTTAGCGAATGCATCCCAGCAGTAG
- the LOC125490916 gene encoding uncharacterized protein K02A2.6-like, whose amino-acid sequence MHTLHADHLGPFTKTRKGNTYILVVIDSFTKFVFARPVKNCSSIETVKHMKEIITMFGNPNRVITDRGKAFTSRYFKQFAEETQFKHILNAIASPRLNGQVERVNRTIIDGLNTMSESESTWDDKLADIVWGINNTPNATTSFPPFKLMFGHENSRLPAYPTNRPTSQEEALKDRRENAKLRIDRNMTLMKSRFDRSRKKCKKYTVGQLVLWKGGASRVTTAKVSQKLKSPYSGPYRVCKAEPNIDRYTICSVKGMKGYKKFSAVVRGEVLRPYKSCVSDADSCSSSDKDVDRDDLIDLLES is encoded by the coding sequence ATGCATACTTTGCATGCAGATCACTTAGGCCCCTTTACAAAAACTCGAAAAGGAAATACATACATCTTGGTGGTAATAGACTCTTTCACAAAATTCGTGTTTGCAAGACCTGTCAAAAACTGCAGCTCTATAGAAACAGTAAAACACATGAAAGAAATTATTACAATGTTTGGAAATCCAAATAGAGTCATTACAGATCGAGGAAAGGCCTTTACGAGTCGTTATTTTAAGCAGTTCGCGGAAGAAACCCAATTTAAACACATTCTCAATGCTATAGCTAGTCCGAGGTTGAATGGCCAAGTTGAGCGTGTCAACCGCACTATCATAGATGGTCTCAATACAATGTCTGAGAGCGAGAGTACTTGGGACGATAAACTTGCTGATATTGTGTGGGGAATCAACAATACGCCTAATGCTACTACCTCATTCCCCCCATTCAAACTTATGTTCGGACACGAAAACTCCCGTTTGCCGGCCTACCCTACTAATAGGCCTACTTCTCAAGAGGAAGCTTTAAAAGATAGGAGAGAGAACGCAAAGTTACGTATTGATAGGAATATGACACTAATGAAAAGTCGATTCGATCGTTCCCGTAAGAAGTGCAAGAAATACACAGTAGGTCAATTAGTTTTGTGGAAAGGCGGCGCTAGTAGAGTAACGACAGCAAaagtttcacaaaaactgaaaaGTCCGTACAGCGGGCCGTACAGGGTATGCAAGGCAGAACCAAACATAGATCGTTATACAATATGTAGTGTAAAAGGGATGAAAGGATATAAGAAATTCAGTGCAGTTGTTCGGGGTGAAGTATTAAGACCATATAAATCATGTGTTTCCGATGCAGATAGCTGTTCATCTAGTGATAAAGATGTGGATAGAGATGATTTAATAGACTTGCTAGAGAGTTAA